Proteins encoded within one genomic window of Bradyrhizobium sp. CB1717:
- a CDS encoding TadE/TadG family type IV pilus assembly protein — translation MTNVTRGHLLSRFVSDRRGNIAVIFALALVPLLSFVGAAVDYSLAARARTKLIAALDTAVLVATAKSEITKSASAAQSDALNTFTGQMSAYGLATGSVTITVTDSVTARTATGTASSSVTTYFMGILGYKTLEFSATSSAAASLPSYIDFYVLLDNSPSQGLGATTADMTALQNATSDSCAFACHDTYTSSSKKTKQTNSYYSTAKKLGIKMRIDLVRDATQSLTDTATASQLVSNQYRMAVYTMGSDYASIGLTTISALTSSLSSVKTAVSAVDLMTIPYTNYNNDMCTDFDGILSSMNGAIPTPGDGSSSSPQKWLFFVADGVADYYYPSSCTQTVISSSGRCQEPLTTTICDTIKARGVKIAVLYTTYLAITNNSWYNTYIAPWRSSIATKMQACATSGYYYEVSSDSSITDALNALFQKAIASAHLTN, via the coding sequence TTGACGAACGTCACCAGAGGTCACCTGCTCTCGCGCTTCGTCTCCGATCGACGCGGCAACATCGCCGTCATCTTCGCGCTGGCGCTGGTGCCGCTGCTGTCCTTCGTCGGCGCCGCCGTCGACTACTCCCTCGCCGCGCGGGCGAGAACAAAGCTGATCGCCGCGCTCGACACCGCCGTGCTGGTTGCGACCGCCAAGAGCGAGATCACCAAGAGCGCATCGGCCGCGCAGAGCGATGCGCTGAACACCTTTACCGGGCAGATGTCCGCATACGGCCTGGCGACGGGCTCGGTGACCATCACCGTGACCGACAGCGTCACCGCGCGCACCGCCACGGGAACGGCGTCGTCGTCGGTGACGACCTATTTCATGGGAATCCTGGGCTACAAGACCCTGGAGTTCTCTGCCACATCTAGCGCGGCGGCCTCGCTGCCGTCCTACATCGACTTCTACGTGCTGCTGGACAACTCGCCGTCGCAGGGGCTCGGCGCCACCACGGCCGACATGACTGCGTTACAGAATGCGACATCCGATAGCTGCGCCTTCGCCTGCCATGACACCTACACGTCGAGCTCGAAGAAGACCAAACAGACCAACAGTTATTATTCGACCGCGAAGAAGCTCGGGATCAAGATGCGGATCGACCTGGTGCGGGACGCAACGCAGTCGCTGACGGACACGGCGACCGCGAGCCAGCTCGTCAGCAACCAGTACCGGATGGCGGTCTACACCATGGGCAGCGATTACGCCTCGATCGGCCTGACCACGATCTCGGCGCTGACCTCGAGCCTCTCTTCGGTGAAGACAGCGGTTTCCGCCGTCGACCTGATGACAATTCCCTACACCAATTACAACAACGACATGTGTACGGATTTCGACGGCATCCTGTCGTCGATGAACGGCGCGATTCCGACCCCCGGCGATGGCTCCTCGTCCTCGCCGCAGAAATGGCTGTTCTTCGTCGCGGACGGCGTTGCCGACTACTACTACCCTTCGAGCTGCACTCAGACCGTGATCAGCTCGTCGGGCCGATGCCAGGAGCCGCTGACGACGACGATCTGCGACACCATCAAGGCGCGCGGCGTCAAGATCGCGGTGCTCTACACCACCTATCTCGCGATCACCAACAACAGCTGGTACAACACCTACATCGCGCCGTGGCGCAGCTCGATCGCGACCAAGATGCAGGCCTGCGCGACGTCGGGCTATTACTACGAGGTCTCGAGCGATTCGAGCATCACCGACGCGCTGAACGCGCTGTTCCAGAAGGCGATCGCCTCCGCGCATCTGACCAACTGA
- a CDS encoding O-acetylhomoserine aminocarboxypropyltransferase/cysteine synthase family protein, producing MRNETIAIHAGYEPEATTHAVAVPIYQTAAYAFDSADHGAALFNLEAEGFRYSRIANPTSAVLEKRIAQLEGGVGALAVATGQAALHFAFVNVADHGGNIVSVPQLYGTTHTLLSHILPRQGITGRFAESDKPEAIERLIDENTRAVFAETIGNPAGNVCDIEALAKIAHAHGVPLIVDNTVATPILLKPFDYGADIAVHSLTKFLGGHGTTLGGAIVDSGNFPWAKYADRFPAYNKPDASYHGLVYAERFGRTAYIERARSVYQRTMGSVLSPFNAFLLLQGIETVALRMERHVENARKVAEFLRSDSRVAWVNYTGFSDSPYYPLVQKYLDGNASSLFTFGIKGGMEAGKTFYDALKLITRLVNIGDAKSLACHPASTTHRQMSAEQQRAAGVLPETIRLSIGIEHSSDIIEDIDQALEKACPSSRLQAAE from the coding sequence ATGCGCAACGAGACGATCGCTATTCACGCCGGCTACGAACCCGAAGCCACCACGCACGCGGTCGCCGTGCCGATCTATCAGACCGCGGCCTACGCTTTCGACAGCGCCGATCATGGCGCGGCCCTGTTCAATCTGGAGGCCGAAGGCTTCCGCTACAGCCGCATCGCCAATCCGACCAGCGCGGTGCTGGAGAAGCGCATCGCCCAGCTCGAAGGCGGTGTCGGCGCGCTCGCCGTCGCGACCGGCCAGGCCGCACTGCATTTCGCCTTCGTCAACGTCGCCGACCACGGCGGCAACATCGTGTCGGTGCCGCAGCTCTACGGCACCACCCACACGCTGCTCTCGCACATCCTGCCGCGCCAGGGCATCACCGGCCGCTTCGCCGAGAGCGACAAGCCCGAAGCGATCGAGAGGCTGATCGACGAGAACACCCGCGCCGTGTTCGCCGAGACGATCGGCAATCCCGCCGGCAATGTCTGCGACATCGAGGCGCTGGCGAAGATCGCGCATGCGCATGGCGTGCCGCTGATCGTCGACAACACGGTCGCAACGCCGATCCTGCTCAAGCCGTTCGACTACGGCGCCGACATCGCCGTGCACTCGCTGACCAAGTTCCTGGGCGGCCATGGCACCACGCTCGGCGGCGCCATCGTCGATTCCGGTAACTTCCCCTGGGCGAAATACGCCGATCGCTTCCCGGCCTACAACAAGCCGGACGCCTCCTATCACGGCCTCGTCTATGCCGAACGCTTCGGCCGGACCGCCTATATCGAGCGCGCGCGCAGCGTCTATCAGCGTACCATGGGCTCGGTGCTGTCGCCGTTCAACGCCTTCCTGCTGCTCCAGGGCATCGAGACCGTGGCGCTGCGCATGGAGCGCCATGTCGAGAACGCCCGCAAGGTCGCCGAATTCCTCCGCAGCGATTCGCGCGTCGCCTGGGTCAATTACACCGGCTTCTCCGATAGTCCCTACTATCCGCTCGTCCAAAAGTATCTCGACGGCAACGCCTCGTCGCTGTTCACCTTCGGCATCAAGGGTGGCATGGAAGCCGGCAAGACCTTCTATGATGCGCTGAAGCTGATCACGCGCCTCGTCAATATCGGCGATGCCAAATCGCTGGCCTGCCATCCGGCCTCGACCACGCATCGGCAGATGTCGGCGGAGCAGCAGCGCGCCGCCGGCGTGCTGCCGGAAACGATCCGCCTGTCGATCGGCATCGAGCATTCCTCAGATATCATCGAGGACATCGACCAGGCGCTGGAGAAAGCTTGTCCGTCGTCGCGCCTCCAGGCTGCGGAGTAG
- a CDS encoding homoserine O-succinyltransferase gives MTILIDTDQGISSPALVPAEGDLVRDHAGAELTIGLINNMPDPALKATERQFMKLLQAAAGPRRIRFHCFSLPSVKRSPEAKWHVESEYSDLADLKRGRFDGLIVTGAEPVAPELHQEPYWRDLTDLIDWAKANTRSTIWSCLAAHAAVLHLDGIERRRLPAKCHGVFDCEAVVDDSLTQAAPAPLKVSHSRLNEIAESDLARAGYQVLTRSALAGVDVFVRQYASRFVFFQGHPEYDALSLQREYLRDIGRYLARERETYPHVPVSYFDAVTEEKLARFEKRARHQRHPALTNDLPALNLRADIAAGSAAAALFRNWLHYLGAEADASVLAR, from the coding sequence ATGACGATCTTGATCGACACGGATCAAGGCATATCGAGCCCGGCGCTGGTGCCGGCCGAGGGCGATCTGGTGCGCGATCATGCCGGCGCCGAGCTTACCATCGGACTGATCAACAACATGCCGGATCCGGCGCTGAAGGCGACCGAGCGGCAGTTCATGAAGCTGTTGCAGGCCGCCGCGGGCCCGCGTCGTATCCGCTTTCACTGCTTCTCGCTTCCTAGCGTGAAGCGCTCGCCGGAAGCGAAATGGCATGTCGAGAGCGAATATTCCGATCTCGCCGATCTCAAGCGCGGTCGCTTCGACGGACTGATCGTGACTGGCGCCGAGCCGGTCGCGCCCGAGCTACATCAGGAGCCGTATTGGCGCGACCTCACCGATCTCATCGATTGGGCCAAGGCCAACACGCGCTCGACGATCTGGTCGTGCCTCGCCGCGCACGCCGCGGTGCTGCATCTCGACGGCATCGAACGGCGCCGTCTGCCGGCCAAATGTCACGGCGTCTTCGACTGCGAGGCGGTGGTGGATGATTCCCTCACGCAGGCGGCGCCTGCACCGCTCAAGGTGTCGCATTCGCGCCTGAACGAGATCGCCGAGAGCGACCTCGCGCGGGCCGGCTATCAGGTGCTGACCCGCTCGGCCCTCGCCGGCGTCGACGTCTTCGTCCGCCAATATGCCAGCCGCTTCGTGTTCTTCCAGGGCCATCCGGAATATGATGCGCTGTCGCTCCAGCGCGAATATCTGCGCGACATCGGCCGCTACCTCGCGCGCGAGCGCGAGACTTACCCGCACGTGCCCGTGAGCTATTTTGACGCAGTGACCGAGGAGAAGCTGGCGCGGTTCGAGAAGCGGGCGCGGCACCAGCGCCATCCGGCGCTGACCAACGACCTGCCGGCGCTGAATTTGCGCGCCGATATCGCCGCCGGCAGCGCGGCGGCGGCGCTCTTCCGCAACTGGCTACACTATCTCGGCGCGGAAGCCGATGCCTCGGTCCTGGCGCGCTAG
- a CDS encoding polysaccharide deacetylase family protein: MWSALQGRVSNRLARHFRAAPHRLPAHAPMVSFTFDDAPDSAAGEGASLLEAHGGRGTYYIAGSLIDQPSDHWHGLSNDAIVRLHHTGHEIACHTFSHRSSANLDEAAMAHEIERNRSHFRSIDSSITLENFAYPYGIASVWRKPQLAKAFRSARGILPGVNRDVVDLQFLRASPLVECEIDEAGVDRYFDEAVASGGWLIFYGHDVAEAPSPYGCTPRLMRHALAAAQRRGMPIVTVAEALRRIGA, from the coding sequence GTGTGGTCGGCACTCCAGGGACGCGTGAGCAATCGGCTGGCCCGGCATTTCCGCGCCGCGCCGCACCGGCTGCCTGCGCATGCGCCGATGGTCAGCTTCACCTTCGACGATGCGCCCGATAGCGCCGCCGGCGAGGGCGCCTCGCTGCTCGAAGCGCATGGCGGTCGTGGCACGTACTACATCGCCGGCAGCCTGATCGATCAGCCGTCGGATCACTGGCATGGGCTGTCAAACGACGCGATCGTGCGGCTTCACCATACCGGGCACGAGATTGCCTGCCACACCTTCTCGCACCGGAGCTCGGCCAATCTCGACGAGGCCGCCATGGCCCATGAGATCGAGCGGAACCGCAGCCATTTCCGCAGCATCGATTCTTCGATCACGCTGGAGAATTTCGCCTATCCCTATGGGATCGCCTCGGTGTGGCGCAAGCCGCAGCTGGCGAAGGCGTTCCGCTCGGCGCGCGGCATTCTTCCCGGCGTCAATCGTGACGTCGTCGACCTCCAGTTCCTGCGCGCCTCGCCGCTGGTCGAATGCGAGATCGACGAGGCCGGCGTCGATCGCTATTTCGACGAAGCGGTCGCAAGCGGCGGCTGGCTGATCTTCTACGGCCACGACGTGGCCGAGGCGCCGAGCCCTTACGGCTGCACGCCGCGTCTGATGCGCCACGCGCTGGCGGCGGCCCAGCGACGTGGCATGCCGATCGTGACGGTCGCGGAAGCGCTGCGGCGAATCGGGGCGTAG
- a CDS encoding IS5 family transposase, which produces MTMAVKRTGQPSFVEALMPKGAGANAALDRLAGLVKWYRFEKLIGHLRDEGSPGRPGYPVLVLFRAVLLQSLYGLSERELEEALGDRLSFKRFVGLSLEDATPDHTVLNRFRNQLVEQGLLEKLFGELDRQLENAGVILKRGTMLDATLIQAVSTPPKQDRPSNDPDARFTKRQGKGGSTFGYKAHMGVDEGSGLIRAVLTTPANVNDTTPADELIRGDEAVVWADAAYDTHARRARLKAEGKKPRIARRPNRHHPELPPRLKRYNLLIARRRAQVETTFATLKRRMRLTCIRYVGLMKASGQVLLASIAFNMRRWAALAA; this is translated from the coding sequence ATGACGATGGCGGTTAAGCGGACGGGACAGCCGAGCTTTGTGGAAGCACTGATGCCGAAGGGGGCCGGCGCCAATGCAGCGCTGGATCGGCTGGCTGGCCTGGTCAAGTGGTACCGGTTCGAGAAGCTGATCGGCCATCTGCGGGATGAAGGGAGCCCCGGTCGTCCAGGCTATCCGGTGCTGGTGCTGTTTCGTGCGGTGCTGTTGCAGTCGCTCTATGGTCTTTCGGAACGCGAACTCGAGGAAGCGTTGGGCGACCGGTTGTCGTTCAAGCGCTTCGTCGGTTTGAGCCTCGAAGATGCGACGCCCGACCACACGGTTCTGAACCGCTTCCGGAACCAGCTCGTCGAACAAGGGCTGTTGGAGAAGCTGTTTGGCGAGCTGGATCGCCAGCTCGAGAATGCCGGGGTCATCCTCAAGCGCGGCACGATGCTGGATGCGACCTTGATCCAGGCGGTGTCAACCCCTCCGAAGCAGGATCGTCCCTCAAACGACCCAGATGCCCGGTTTACCAAGCGGCAGGGCAAGGGTGGTTCGACCTTCGGCTACAAGGCTCACATGGGTGTCGACGAGGGATCCGGCCTGATCCGCGCAGTCCTGACCACGCCCGCCAATGTCAACGACACAACGCCGGCCGACGAACTGATCCGTGGCGATGAAGCCGTGGTGTGGGCCGATGCAGCCTACGACACCCATGCCCGACGGGCTCGGCTGAAAGCGGAAGGCAAGAAGCCCCGCATCGCCCGTCGTCCCAACCGACATCACCCGGAGCTACCGCCTCGGCTCAAACGCTACAACCTCCTCATCGCGCGCCGACGAGCCCAGGTCGAGACCACCTTCGCCACTCTCAAACGCCGCATGCGGCTGACCTGCATCCGCTATGTCGGTCTCATGAAGGCAAGCGGGCAGGTCCTGCTTGCCTCCATCGCGTTCAACATGAGGCGCTGGGCCGCGCTCGCCGCCTGA
- the recQ gene encoding DNA helicase RecQ codes for MNAPSTAPLPAPANGRDALSVLHSVFGLPGFRGAQGDIIGHVTDGGNCLVLMPTGGGKSLCYQLPSLLREGCGIVVSPLIALMRDQVAGLLEAGVNAAALNSSLTPQEASDVERRLIAGDIDLLYVAPERLVTPRCLSLLAQAKVALFAIDEAHCVSQWGHDFRPEYVGLSIIAERFPDVPRIALTATADELTRREIVERLQLADSPQFVSSFDRPNIRYEIVDKRNAVSQLKEFIRERHAGDAGVVYCLSRNRVEEVAAALEEAGIAALPYHAGLDSSVRSRNQDRFLNEDGIVIVATIAFGMGIDKPDVRFVAHLDLPKSIEAYYQETGRAGRDGKPSAAWMAYGLSDIVQQRRMIDESAGSEDFKRVSIRKLDALVGLAETAHCRRKRLLGYFGETVHSETCGNCDNCLAPPKMRDGKVLAQKLLSCVYRTGQRFGAMHLIDVLIGRLTEKVTQFGHDKLSVFGIGRELNEKQWRTVLRQLVAMGHLQSDSEAYGALKLTESARGVLRGETEVWLREEAPGTRIRSSRAKSRRGDLAPAASAPQGDVDPELRARLRSWRSDVARERGVPAYVVLHDATIDGIVRAWPTTLDELRNVPGIGDKKLEHYGEELLQIIRTR; via the coding sequence ATGAATGCCCCTTCCACCGCTCCGCTGCCCGCGCCGGCCAACGGCCGCGATGCGCTGTCGGTGCTGCATTCGGTATTCGGCCTGCCGGGGTTCCGCGGGGCGCAGGGCGACATCATCGGGCACGTCACCGACGGCGGCAATTGCCTCGTGCTGATGCCGACCGGCGGCGGCAAGTCGCTGTGCTACCAGCTGCCGTCGCTACTGCGCGAAGGCTGCGGCATCGTGGTCTCGCCGCTGATCGCGCTGATGCGCGACCAGGTCGCAGGCCTGCTGGAGGCCGGCGTCAACGCCGCCGCGCTCAACTCGTCACTGACGCCGCAGGAGGCCTCCGACGTCGAACGCCGCCTGATCGCCGGCGATATCGACCTGCTCTATGTCGCGCCGGAACGGCTGGTGACGCCGCGCTGCCTGTCGCTGCTGGCGCAGGCCAAGGTGGCACTGTTCGCGATCGACGAAGCCCATTGCGTCTCGCAATGGGGCCACGACTTCCGCCCCGAATATGTCGGCCTCTCCATCATCGCCGAGCGGTTTCCCGACGTGCCGCGCATCGCGCTCACCGCGACCGCCGACGAGTTGACGCGCAGGGAGATCGTCGAGCGGCTGCAGCTTGCCGACTCGCCCCAATTCGTCTCCAGCTTCGACCGTCCCAACATCCGCTACGAAATCGTCGACAAGCGCAACGCGGTGTCGCAACTGAAAGAATTCATCCGGGAGCGCCATGCGGGCGACGCGGGCGTGGTCTATTGCTTGTCGCGCAACCGGGTCGAGGAGGTCGCCGCCGCGCTCGAGGAGGCCGGCATTGCCGCGCTGCCCTATCATGCCGGTCTCGACAGCAGCGTGCGCTCGCGCAATCAGGATCGTTTCCTCAACGAGGACGGCATCGTCATCGTCGCGACCATCGCCTTCGGCATGGGCATCGACAAGCCGGACGTGCGCTTCGTCGCCCATCTCGATCTGCCCAAGAGCATCGAGGCCTATTACCAGGAGACGGGACGCGCCGGCCGCGACGGCAAGCCGTCGGCGGCCTGGATGGCCTACGGCCTCTCCGACATCGTGCAGCAGCGCCGCATGATCGATGAGTCCGCCGGGTCAGAGGATTTCAAGCGCGTCTCGATCCGCAAGCTCGATGCGCTGGTGGGCCTCGCCGAGACTGCGCATTGCCGACGCAAGCGGCTGCTCGGCTATTTCGGCGAGACGGTTCACAGCGAGACCTGCGGCAATTGCGATAACTGCCTGGCGCCACCAAAAATGCGCGACGGCAAGGTGCTGGCGCAGAAGCTGTTGTCGTGCGTCTATCGCACCGGGCAACGTTTTGGCGCGATGCATCTGATCGACGTGCTGATCGGACGTCTCACCGAGAAGGTCACGCAGTTCGGCCACGACAAGCTGTCGGTGTTTGGCATCGGGCGCGAGCTCAACGAGAAGCAGTGGCGCACGGTGCTGCGGCAGCTGGTGGCGATGGGCCATTTACAGAGCGACAGCGAGGCTTATGGCGCGCTGAAGCTGACGGAGTCGGCGCGCGGCGTGCTGCGCGGAGAAACGGAAGTGTGGCTGCGCGAGGAGGCGCCCGGCACCCGCATCCGCTCCAGCCGCGCAAAATCCCGCCGCGGCGATCTCGCGCCCGCGGCGAGCGCGCCGCAGGGCGACGTCGATCCCGAATTGCGCGCGCGGCTGCGATCCTGGCGTTCGGACGTCGCACGCGAGCGCGGCGTGCCGGCCTATGTGGTGCTGCACGATGCCACCATCGACGGCATCGTCCGGGCCTGGCCGACCACGCTGGACGAGCTGCGGAACGTGCCCGGCATCGGCGACAAGAAGCTCGAGCATTACGGCGAGGAGCTGCTGCAGATCATCAGGACGCGGTAG
- a CDS encoding 1-aminocyclopropane-1-carboxylate deaminase has protein sequence MLEKFARYPLTFGPTPIEKLERLSKHLGGNVEIYAKREDCNSGLAYGGNKLRKLEYIIPDAIASNADTLVSIGGVQSNHTRMIAAVAAKIGMKCRLVQEAWVPHEDAVYDRVGNIMLSRIMGADVRLVDDGFDIGIRKSWEQAIEEVKAAGGKPYAIPAGASVHKYGGLGYVGFAEEVRKQEKELGFKFDYIIVCTVTGSTHAGMLVGFAADGRARKVIGIDGSFTPAQTKAQVLSIAQNTAKLVELGKEIVADDVVLIEDYAYPAYGVPSEETKEAIRLTARLEAMITDPVYEGKSMQGLIDLTKKGHFEKGAKILYAHLGGAPALNGYGYAFRNG, from the coding sequence ATGCTGGAAAAATTCGCGCGCTACCCGCTGACCTTCGGACCGACGCCGATCGAGAAGCTGGAGCGGCTGTCAAAACATCTCGGCGGCAATGTCGAGATCTATGCCAAGCGCGAGGACTGCAATTCCGGCCTCGCCTATGGCGGCAACAAGCTGCGCAAGCTCGAATACATCATCCCGGATGCGATCGCCTCCAACGCCGACACGCTGGTGTCGATCGGCGGCGTTCAGTCCAACCACACCCGCATGATCGCAGCGGTGGCCGCCAAGATCGGCATGAAGTGCCGCCTGGTGCAGGAAGCCTGGGTGCCGCACGAGGACGCCGTCTATGACCGCGTCGGCAACATCATGCTTTCGCGCATCATGGGCGCCGACGTCCGCCTGGTCGACGACGGTTTCGACATCGGCATCCGCAAGAGCTGGGAGCAGGCCATCGAGGAAGTGAAGGCGGCGGGCGGCAAGCCCTACGCGATTCCCGCCGGCGCGTCCGTGCACAAATATGGCGGGCTCGGCTATGTCGGCTTCGCCGAGGAAGTGCGCAAGCAGGAGAAGGAGCTCGGCTTCAAGTTCGACTACATCATCGTCTGCACCGTCACCGGCTCGACCCATGCCGGCATGCTGGTCGGTTTTGCGGCCGACGGCCGTGCGCGCAAGGTGATCGGCATCGACGGCTCGTTCACACCGGCACAGACCAAAGCGCAGGTGCTCTCGATCGCGCAGAACACGGCCAAGCTGGTCGAGCTCGGCAAGGAGATCGTCGCCGATGACGTCGTGCTGATCGAGGACTACGCCTATCCCGCCTATGGCGTGCCGTCGGAAGAGACCAAGGAGGCGATCCGCCTCACCGCGCGTCTCGAAGCCATGATCACCGACCCGGTCTATGAAGGCAAATCGATGCAGGGCCTGATCGACCTGACCAAGAAGGGCCATTTCGAGAAGGGCGCAAAGATCCTCTACGCCCATCTCGGCGGCGCGCCGGCGCTGAACGGCTATGGCTACGCGTTCCGGAACGGGTGA
- a CDS encoding Lrp/AsnC family transcriptional regulator yields MPARLDRTDLKILRLLQNNGRLSNAELAETVAISPATCHRRTQRLFEDGFIAAVRAMVAPKKVAKGTLVMVGVVLDRSTPESFAIFEQAIAKLKFVLDCHLVAGDFDYFLKIRVGDMEDFNRIHGEQLIALPGVRQTRTFFVMKEVVDNAPLEF; encoded by the coding sequence GTGCCCGCTCGACTTGATCGCACTGACCTTAAGATCTTGAGATTGCTGCAAAATAACGGCCGGCTCAGCAATGCCGAGCTGGCCGAAACGGTCGCGATCAGCCCCGCCACCTGTCACCGCCGCACCCAGCGCCTGTTCGAGGACGGGTTCATTGCCGCTGTCCGCGCCATGGTCGCCCCGAAGAAGGTGGCCAAGGGCACGCTGGTGATGGTCGGCGTCGTGCTCGACCGCTCGACGCCGGAGAGCTTTGCCATCTTCGAGCAGGCCATCGCCAAGCTGAAATTCGTGCTCGACTGCCATCTCGTCGCCGGTGACTTCGACTACTTCCTCAAGATCCGCGTCGGCGACATGGAGGACTTCAACCGCATCCATGGCGAGCAGCTCATCGCTCTGCCGGGCGTGCGCCAGACCCGTACCTTCTTCGTGATGAAAGAGGTCGTCGACAACGCGCCGCTGGAGTTTTGA
- a CDS encoding PLP-dependent cysteine synthase family protein: MQTFPFRQHNPAGPAYRRGWVDEAVAAIEADQCRTADTHLIRLIVPALSGIDIYLKDESTHPTGSLKHRLARSLFLYALCNGHIREGTPVVEASSGSTAVSEAYFAQMIGVPFYAVMPRTTSAEKIAAIEHYGGNCHLIDDGRALYAEAAALAARLNGHYMDQFTFAERATDWRGNNNIAESIFTQLAGEPRPIPDWIVMGAGTGGTSATIGRYLRYRQYPTRLCVADVEHSAFFDCFRSQDRSHVCDRPSLIEGVGRPRCEPSFVPGVVDRMMKIPDAATIAAMNVLSRRLRRVVGGSTGTNFLALCRLASEMRKANVTGSLVTLICDSGERYRQTYYEPEWLKARGLDPAPVEAALSSFLETGEPLALGVDDVVNPQSVPSPTAS, from the coding sequence ATGCAGACGTTCCCCTTCCGCCAGCACAATCCGGCCGGGCCGGCCTACCGGCGCGGCTGGGTCGACGAGGCCGTCGCCGCGATCGAGGCCGACCAGTGCCGCACCGCCGACACGCATCTGATCCGGCTGATCGTGCCGGCGCTGTCAGGCATCGACATCTATCTCAAGGACGAATCCACGCATCCGACCGGCAGCCTGAAGCATCGCCTGGCGCGCTCGCTGTTCCTCTATGCCCTCTGCAACGGTCACATCCGCGAAGGCACGCCCGTGGTCGAGGCTTCGTCGGGATCGACCGCGGTGTCGGAGGCCTATTTCGCGCAGATGATCGGCGTGCCCTTCTATGCCGTGATGCCGCGCACGACCTCGGCGGAGAAGATCGCCGCGATCGAGCATTACGGCGGCAATTGCCATCTGATCGACGACGGCCGTGCGCTCTATGCGGAGGCCGCGGCGCTCGCCGCCCGGCTGAACGGCCATTACATGGACCAGTTCACCTTCGCCGAGCGCGCCACCGACTGGCGCGGCAACAACAACATCGCCGAATCGATCTTCACCCAATTGGCGGGCGAGCCGCGGCCGATCCCGGACTGGATCGTGATGGGCGCGGGCACCGGCGGCACCTCGGCCACCATCGGGCGCTATCTGCGCTATCGCCAGTATCCGACGCGGCTGTGCGTCGCCGACGTCGAGCACTCCGCCTTCTTCGACTGCTTCCGCTCGCAGGATCGCTCCCATGTTTGCGACCGCCCGTCGCTGATCGAAGGCGTCGGCCGTCCCCGCTGCGAACCATCCTTCGTGCCCGGCGTGGTCGACCGCATGATGAAGATCCCGGATGCGGCGACGATCGCAGCGATGAACGTGCTGTCGCGCCGGCTGCGCCGCGTGGTCGGCGGCTCCACCGGCACCAACTTCCTGGCGCTGTGCCGGCTTGCATCGGAGATGCGCAAGGCGAATGTGACGGGATCGCTGGTGACGCTGATCTGCGATTCCGGCGAGCGCTACCGGCAGACCTATTACGAGCCGGAATGGCTGAAAGCGCGCGGCCTCGATCCGGCGCCGGTCGAGGCAGCGCTGTCGTCGTTCCTCGAGACAGGTGAGCCACTGGCGCTGGGCGTCGACGACGTCGTCAATCCCCAAAGCGTGCCAAGCCCCACGGCGTCATAG